The Lysobacter sp. genome includes a window with the following:
- a CDS encoding ABC transporter permease subunit: protein MFEFFRFELRQQLRSPLLWMMGALFAALAFGAAATDVIQLGGGIGNVHRNAPMIVVQFLGIFTLIGMLFIAMSINGALLRDFEQGTAELIFASPIKRRDYVAGRIAAAVLGCLLIYALIGFGIFIAQFMPWIDAKRLGPVSLFPYAWAFAVIVLPNLLFTAALLSLLAIVTRSILWVYIGVLGFFILSGVTAVLLRDIDNVWIATLAEPLGMRAFGRTIRYWAAEQRNTQLPAITGYILANRALWSGIALTLFAACFALFKTERSGTARGWRRAKALPANTDSGASAPAASAARALPKASPSFGPATGFAQFLRQLRFDMLGVLRGIPFIVMLLFALANFIPAAIFAESMYDTPIHPVTSQILAALQGAYSFVLIIIVLFYAGELVAKERSVKIHEVTDAMPVPNWVPLAAKFGALVAVVVCFQLLGGIVAVLIQLGKGHVQLELPVYAGTLMLNSLVFVLMGGLALCLQVFTNNKYVGYALLVLVLIGQFVLGTLDYTHNLYNYASAPNAPYSDMNGYGHFLQGQLWFQAYWGVFLLLLLLLSAALWVRGVSGSMRERLRLARQRLSGPLGIATALSALAFIAIGGYLFWNTNIRNEYLSPDQILDLQARYEREYKQYKDLQQPKILATEIEVDLRPETQVMRASGTYRVRNPYTKPITDLHIGMNDDKSLVSIDMGVASLIKHDEALGYRIYRLKEPLLPGAERIISFKVELAPDGITNGTAQFRIVDNGTFFNSTFFPTFGYSDNAEIQDRNERRKRKLGEPRRMPKLEDQAARANTYLTDDADWIDFKTTICTAPDQIALSPGYLQKEFVRDGRRCFSYAMDRPMLNFYSYLSARWQVKKGKYKDIPIEVYYDAKHPYNVDRMIESVQKSLAYYEANFTPYQHRQVRIIEFPGYEDFAQSFANTIPYSESVGFIADLRGKDAVDYVYYITAHEIAHQWWAHQVIGANMQGATVLSESLAQYSALMVMEKAYGRSKMRQFLKYELDRYLSGRGEEVVEELPLYRVENQPYVHYRKASLVFYRLRDEIGEDTLNRALKKFLQDKGYRQPPYPTSVELLDYIRAEAGPQHASLIADLFEKISFYDNRVETATAKKRADGRYEVVLDLHAAKLYADGKGKEMPGKLDDWIEVGVFARGPSGEEADEKVLYLKRHRITGGQPKLTVLVDAEPYEAGFDPYNKLIDRVSSDNRKRVSL, encoded by the coding sequence ATGTTCGAGTTCTTCAGATTCGAGCTGCGCCAGCAGCTGCGCTCACCGCTGCTGTGGATGATGGGTGCGCTGTTCGCCGCGCTCGCGTTCGGCGCGGCTGCGACCGACGTGATCCAGCTCGGTGGCGGCATCGGCAATGTCCATCGCAACGCGCCGATGATCGTCGTGCAGTTCCTGGGCATCTTCACCCTCATCGGCATGCTGTTCATCGCGATGTCGATCAACGGCGCGCTGCTGCGCGATTTCGAGCAGGGCACCGCCGAACTGATCTTCGCCAGCCCGATCAAGCGTCGCGATTACGTCGCCGGTCGGATCGCCGCGGCCGTGCTCGGCTGTCTGTTGATCTATGCGTTGATCGGTTTCGGCATCTTCATCGCCCAGTTCATGCCGTGGATCGATGCCAAGCGCCTGGGGCCGGTCTCGTTGTTCCCGTACGCATGGGCGTTCGCGGTCATCGTGCTTCCCAATCTGTTGTTCACCGCCGCGCTGCTGTCGCTGTTGGCCATCGTCACCCGCAGCATCCTGTGGGTGTATATCGGCGTACTCGGCTTCTTCATTCTTTCCGGCGTGACCGCGGTCCTGCTGCGCGATATCGACAATGTCTGGATCGCCACGCTGGCCGAGCCATTGGGGATGCGCGCCTTCGGTCGCACCATCCGTTATTGGGCGGCGGAGCAGCGCAATACCCAATTGCCGGCGATCACCGGCTATATCCTCGCCAATCGCGCGCTGTGGAGCGGTATCGCGCTCACCTTGTTCGCGGCGTGTTTCGCACTGTTCAAGACCGAGCGCAGCGGCACCGCGCGCGGTTGGCGCCGTGCGAAAGCCCTGCCGGCGAATACGGATTCCGGTGCGTCCGCGCCTGCGGCGTCCGCCGCCAGAGCGCTGCCGAAAGCGTCGCCGTCGTTCGGCCCGGCCACCGGCTTCGCGCAATTCCTGCGTCAACTGCGATTCGACATGCTGGGCGTTCTGCGCGGGATCCCGTTCATCGTGATGCTGCTGTTCGCGCTGGCGAATTTCATCCCCGCTGCGATCTTCGCGGAGAGCATGTACGACACGCCGATCCACCCGGTGACCTCGCAGATACTGGCTGCGCTGCAGGGCGCCTACAGTTTCGTGTTGATCATCATCGTGCTGTTCTACGCGGGCGAACTGGTCGCCAAGGAACGCAGCGTCAAGATCCATGAAGTGACCGACGCCATGCCGGTGCCGAACTGGGTGCCGCTGGCGGCGAAATTCGGCGCGCTCGTTGCGGTCGTCGTCTGCTTCCAACTGCTCGGCGGCATCGTCGCGGTGCTGATCCAGCTCGGCAAAGGGCATGTCCAGCTCGAATTGCCGGTCTATGCCGGGACGCTGATGCTCAACAGTCTCGTCTTCGTGCTGATGGGCGGTCTGGCGCTGTGTCTGCAGGTCTTCACCAACAACAAGTACGTCGGCTATGCGCTGCTGGTGCTCGTGCTGATCGGGCAGTTCGTGCTGGGCACGCTGGACTACACCCACAACCTGTACAACTATGCCAGCGCGCCCAATGCGCCGTACTCCGACATGAACGGCTACGGCCACTTCCTGCAGGGCCAGCTGTGGTTCCAGGCGTACTGGGGCGTGTTCCTGCTGTTGCTGCTGTTGCTGTCCGCAGCGCTCTGGGTGCGCGGGGTGAGCGGCAGCATGCGCGAACGTTTGCGTCTCGCGCGCCAGCGCTTGAGTGGCCCACTGGGCATCGCGACCGCACTGTCGGCGCTGGCGTTCATCGCCATCGGCGGCTATCTGTTCTGGAACACCAACATCCGCAACGAGTATCTGTCTCCGGACCAAATCCTCGATCTGCAGGCCAGGTACGAACGCGAATACAAACAGTACAAGGACCTGCAGCAGCCGAAGATCCTCGCGACCGAAATCGAAGTGGATCTGCGTCCCGAGACCCAGGTCATGCGCGCCAGCGGCACCTATCGTGTGCGCAACCCCTACACGAAGCCGATCACCGACCTGCATATCGGCATGAACGATGACAAGTCCCTGGTCAGCATCGACATGGGAGTCGCGTCGTTGATCAAGCACGACGAAGCGCTCGGCTATCGTATCTACAGGTTGAAGGAACCATTGCTGCCCGGCGCCGAGCGCATCATTTCGTTCAAGGTCGAACTGGCGCCGGATGGCATCACCAACGGCACCGCGCAATTCCGGATCGTCGACAACGGAACGTTCTTCAACAGCACGTTCTTCCCGACCTTCGGCTACAGCGACAACGCTGAAATCCAGGACCGCAATGAACGGCGCAAGCGCAAGCTCGGCGAGCCTCGGCGCATGCCGAAGCTTGAGGACCAGGCGGCGCGCGCCAATACCTATCTCACCGATGATGCGGACTGGATCGATTTCAAGACCACCATCTGCACCGCGCCGGACCAGATCGCACTGTCGCCCGGTTACCTGCAGAAGGAATTCGTCCGCGACGGCCGCCGCTGCTTCAGCTATGCGATGGATCGACCGATGCTGAATTTCTATTCCTATCTGTCTGCGCGCTGGCAGGTGAAGAAGGGCAAATACAAGGACATCCCGATCGAGGTCTACTACGACGCCAAGCATCCGTACAATGTTGACAGGATGATCGAGTCCGTGCAGAAGTCCCTGGCGTACTACGAGGCGAATTTCACGCCGTATCAGCACCGCCAGGTGCGCATCATCGAGTTTCCGGGTTACGAGGATTTCGCGCAGAGCTTCGCCAATACCATTCCGTATTCGGAGTCCGTCGGCTTCATCGCCGATCTGCGCGGCAAGGATGCGGTCGATTACGTGTACTACATCACCGCGCACGAGATCGCGCACCAATGGTGGGCGCATCAGGTCATCGGCGCCAACATGCAGGGCGCGACGGTGCTGTCGGAATCACTGGCGCAATACTCTGCGTTGATGGTGATGGAGAAAGCCTACGGCCGGAGCAAGATGCGACAATTCCTGAAGTACGAACTGGACAGATATCTCTCCGGTCGCGGCGAGGAGGTCGTCGAGGAGCTGCCGCTGTATCGCGTCGAAAACCAGCCTTACGTCCACTATCGCAAGGCGTCGCTGGTGTTCTACCGGCTTCGCGACGAGATCGGCGAAGACACGTTGAATCGCGCGCTGAAGAAATTCCTGCAGGACAAGGGCTATCGGCAGCCGCCTTATCCGACGTCGGTCGAATTGCTCGACTACATCCGTGCCGAAGCCGGACCGCAGCACGCGTCGCTGATCGCCGACCTGTTCGAGAAGATCAGCTTCTACGACAACCGGGTCGAAACGGCGACCGCGAAAAAGCGTGCCGACGGCAGGTACGAGGTCGTGCTCGATCTGCACGCCGCCAAGCTCTATGCAGATGGCAAAGGCAAGGAGATGCCGGGCAAGCTCGACGATTGGATCGAGGTCGGCGTGTTCGCGCGCGGCCCCTCTGGCGAGGAAGCCGACGAGAAAGTGCTGTATCTCAAGCGCCATCGCATCACCGGCGGACAACCGAAATTGACGGTGCTGGTCGATGCGGAACCTTACGAAGCGGGATTCGATCCGTACAACAAACTCATCGACCGGGTGTCTTCGGACAACCGCAAGCGCGTAAGCCTCTGA
- a CDS encoding porin — protein MQTQNRFIQVTALALGIAGALAVGQAQASGFQLKENSVKAMGRAFAGSGVATGDASVVVNNPATMTSFEGTTIQSDVTVVDLNAKFDGGGYAGVGFGPVSGPLTGSDGGNAGGVTPVPAMSIIHKFGNGLTVGAMVSAPFGLKTEYDDGWVGRYSALTSDVKTVDLTFSAAYEIVPDRFSVGAGIVYERAEVELSKAVDFGTALFANPATRPLPFARPQLRDGKAVISGEDNSIGYIFGMNFRPTDKLTIGLSHRSEIDHDLTGKADWTVPADVATVLGSSPTTAPLFRDGNVKANLTTPSITSLSVAYQFNDQLAIMADYAETDWHSLQEVRIDFVNPDPDSVEDFSWGDTRFWSIGAEYKLSEAFTLRGGYAYDETPTTFATRTPRLPDEDRRWYSFGITWNMSEQIEINAAYTRIQPDKPKIGVLDAQRHSLFGEFSSDVNLFGVSGRYSF, from the coding sequence ATGCAAACCCAGAATCGTTTCATCCAGGTGACCGCGCTCGCGCTCGGCATCGCCGGCGCGCTCGCTGTCGGCCAGGCGCAGGCCTCTGGCTTCCAGTTGAAAGAGAACAGCGTGAAGGCCATGGGCCGCGCGTTCGCCGGCTCCGGTGTCGCCACCGGCGACGCATCGGTCGTCGTCAACAACCCGGCGACCATGACCTCGTTCGAGGGCACCACGATCCAGTCGGACGTGACGGTCGTCGATCTCAACGCCAAGTTCGATGGCGGCGGCTACGCAGGCGTCGGCTTCGGCCCGGTGTCCGGTCCGCTCACGGGCAGCGACGGCGGCAATGCCGGCGGCGTGACCCCGGTTCCGGCCATGTCGATCATCCACAAGTTCGGCAACGGCCTGACGGTCGGTGCCATGGTCAGCGCGCCGTTCGGTCTGAAGACCGAATACGACGACGGCTGGGTCGGCCGCTATTCCGCGCTCACCTCCGACGTCAAGACCGTCGACCTGACGTTCTCCGCCGCGTATGAAATCGTGCCGGACCGTTTCTCGGTCGGCGCAGGCATCGTCTATGAGCGCGCTGAAGTCGAATTGTCGAAAGCCGTCGATTTCGGTACCGCGCTGTTCGCCAACCCGGCGACGCGTCCGCTGCCTTTCGCCCGTCCGCAGTTGCGCGACGGCAAGGCCGTCATCTCCGGCGAAGACAACAGCATCGGCTACATCTTCGGCATGAATTTCCGTCCGACCGACAAGCTGACCATCGGCCTGTCGCATCGTTCCGAAATCGATCACGACCTGACCGGCAAAGCCGACTGGACCGTGCCTGCCGATGTCGCGACCGTGCTCGGCTCGAGCCCGACCACTGCGCCGCTGTTCCGCGACGGCAACGTCAAGGCGAACCTGACCACGCCGAGCATCACGTCGCTCAGCGTCGCCTACCAGTTCAACGACCAGTTGGCGATCATGGCCGACTACGCGGAAACCGACTGGCATTCGCTGCAGGAAGTCCGCATCGACTTCGTCAATCCCGATCCGGATTCGGTCGAAGACTTCAGCTGGGGCGATACCCGCTTCTGGTCGATCGGTGCCGAGTACAAACTGTCCGAAGCGTTCACGCTCCGCGGCGGTTACGCCTACGACGAAACCCCGACCACGTTCGCCACGCGCACCCCGCGCCTGCCCGACGAAGACCGTCGCTGGTATTCGTTCGGCATCACCTGGAACATGAGCGAGCAGATCGAGATCAATGCGGCCTATACCCGCATCCAGCCCGACAAGCCGAAGATCGGCGTTCTGGACGCGCAGCGCCATTCGCTGTTCGGCGAGTTCAGCAGCGACGTGAATCTGTTCGGCGTTTCCGGCCGCTACAGCTTCTGA
- a CDS encoding rhomboid family intramembrane serine protease, translated as MFVQLPTRQKSGLRWATPLVFAALWLAYLWASTRPDATQRALLQEWGALTGGPAAIDTWHALWTDQRWLRLFTAMFLHADWAHLLGNLVFLLIFGLPAERTMGPWRFLALFLMGGTIANLAAVFMIGTPERLIIGASGAVSAVIGAYLALFPRAKLGVVVPLGLFLEFIRAPASLLIGVWAVLQVVFAYIGPAFGAVAWSAHIAGFLFGVLFALVARAAIARRLRHNRGY; from the coding sequence ATGTTCGTTCAGCTTCCCACCCGTCAGAAATCCGGCCTGCGCTGGGCCACCCCACTGGTCTTCGCCGCGCTGTGGCTGGCCTACCTCTGGGCGAGCACGCGACCGGACGCGACCCAGCGTGCGCTCCTGCAGGAATGGGGCGCGCTGACCGGAGGGCCGGCGGCCATCGACACCTGGCACGCGCTATGGACGGATCAGCGCTGGCTGCGATTGTTCACCGCCATGTTCCTGCACGCGGATTGGGCGCATCTGCTGGGCAACCTCGTCTTCCTGTTGATCTTCGGGCTGCCGGCGGAACGCACGATGGGCCCGTGGCGCTTCCTGGCGCTGTTCCTGATGGGCGGGACGATCGCCAATCTGGCCGCCGTGTTCATGATCGGCACGCCCGAACGGCTGATCATCGGCGCAAGCGGGGCGGTGTCGGCGGTGATCGGTGCCTATCTCGCGCTGTTCCCGCGCGCCAAGCTCGGCGTGGTCGTACCGCTCGGCCTGTTCCTCGAATTCATCCGCGCACCGGCGTCGCTGTTGATCGGCGTCTGGGCGGTCCTGCAGGTGGTGTTCGCCTACATCGGCCCGGCCTTCGGCGCAGTGGCCTGGAGCGCGCACATCGCCGGGTTTCTGTTCGGCGTCCTGTTCGCGCTGGTCGCACGCGCCGCGATCGCGCGCAGGCTGCGCCACAACCGGGGCTACTGA
- a CDS encoding type IV secretion protein Rhs, with product MLRNSRRLLLTLALLVGAGALAAVLAPTVPPTFCTTSGCYPTLDKAEAAVRASPGYAGVGSLVEHMQTVRLSATSVRQQYWLRDRPVASVRGLAYYAAYGLQGGSTGSCTLSDDQIAKPGWCADEGELVNLGLSRMQAAWASAGCTVTETVITKDYDPPGLSASPGTRGIVGYGARNYRTRGTCTNGATKTQTWSISKQRPVYCRTNFGAIPMDTVSEATLTTANLCEADQSAIAQITMPIQQCASCPGSPNPVYPATGEKQRAEPDFTFAGQTFTRYYRSLRQFRNNPSFAVGWSHSYAERFLVSTNDHIDEAGNYEGYVSIGGNRYRAANAPDRIAEKVNAGGISWRLRMPDGEVREFDTSGYLIAIRNPNDPLNDVVIAYTADKAMSTVTDAQGRALRFEYADNLLRRIVLPDGADVAYAYDANLNLTAVTYPGGATKQYHYNEPGLAGDVDQRHHLTGITSEDGQRFASFGYDARGRVTSSRVLGTPNELTTVSYPTEDSAVIQTAEGDSRAYTIQPGTYRRILGAVDSGGSAAQTFDTQGRLATSTDKRGILTRYEYAADYRSATVVAADTPEQRREEVTRDPATRLITEARTLDHLGALVARTTWTYNARNQVSAITAFDPDGATGATRSATMTYCETADVTAGSCPRVGLVTKIDGPRAGAADGVTYTYRMADEPACAASPSTCAYRKGDLWKATNALGHVVETLRSDGADRPLSLRDANGIVTDLEYDPRGQMIASKVRGSDDGSEADDRITRIEYTPAGTVHRVILPDGVYTQFGYDAALRLTSVADPAGNTMVFTLNAAGEPLKEDTRDTSGALLRTLSRTYDTLGRLQTQSDADLQPTGFGYDPEDNLTLTTDALNHKTAHSYDALGRLKTTLQDVDGVAAQTQFQYDALDRLTQVLDPGGLPTTYTYNGFGEVLTLQSQDTGLATSTYDEAGNLKTRTDARGITETYSYDLLNRVTAVSYPDSSRNVSLVYDSAPVDCPSGERFNQGQLSVMTDSSGSTGYCYDRYGQLSRKLQLTQGRSYALRYLNTDPRGWLPDQTTAVQNPPPGNQYIGLIHPDGSSVRIVRDAQSRPSELKVTLATGQTKTLLSGATHYPFGPVSRWTYGNGRILRRSLNQNYQPGFVEDTTAGGISEGYSFDAAGNLESLRKADQLDPARRAYRYDGLNRLTQVRDGANGANGTVLQAYTYDGTGNRTSRTDSGTATTYVYGPARHRLTQIGTEGRSYDAVGNTTRIEKPGAVTREFAYDDANRMRQVKRDGVVAMSYLYNGKGEQVYKTGSGRTIATLYDEAGHWIGDYDANGQPIQQAIWLDGLPVGLLVGAGANQKLYYIEADALGTPRVVIDPDRNVAIWNWNLANEAFGDSAANEDPDADGTTFVFDMRFPGQRYDAASGLSQNHFRDYDAATGRYAQSDPIGIDGGISTYGYANGAPTMYGDPDGLIAGRIGLQLVTRFVLPRLGIQLGARAAVRVTRARVAQHMGMRTVARTASHSEVLTAESAACRAGSGAAKRAAPPNLSPAGAGRRGAFNEAKRQSGIPTSQQPSRVLTNVDKRGNLQPGRIYEFEIPAPGGGTRTMRIRNDAGGHNFGPANPQNRGPHFNDAKGNHYDY from the coding sequence ATGCTGCGGAACAGTCGCAGGCTTCTGTTGACGTTGGCGTTGCTGGTCGGCGCAGGCGCATTGGCGGCGGTGCTGGCGCCGACGGTGCCGCCGACCTTCTGCACCACCAGCGGCTGTTACCCGACGCTGGACAAGGCCGAGGCTGCGGTGCGCGCCTCGCCCGGCTATGCCGGCGTGGGATCGCTGGTGGAGCACATGCAGACGGTGCGTTTGAGCGCCACCAGCGTGCGCCAGCAGTACTGGCTGCGCGACCGGCCCGTGGCGTCGGTGCGCGGTTTGGCGTACTACGCCGCTTATGGACTGCAGGGCGGCAGCACCGGCAGTTGCACGCTGAGCGACGACCAGATCGCCAAGCCCGGCTGGTGTGCGGACGAGGGCGAACTGGTGAACCTCGGCCTGTCGCGCATGCAGGCGGCGTGGGCGAGTGCGGGATGCACGGTCACAGAGACCGTCATCACCAAGGACTACGACCCGCCCGGATTGAGCGCATCGCCGGGCACACGGGGGATCGTCGGCTACGGCGCACGCAACTACCGGACCCGGGGCACCTGCACCAACGGCGCCACCAAGACGCAGACCTGGTCGATCTCCAAACAGCGACCGGTCTATTGCCGCACGAACTTCGGTGCGATCCCGATGGATACGGTGTCCGAGGCAACGCTGACCACCGCGAATCTGTGCGAGGCGGACCAGTCGGCCATTGCGCAGATCACCATGCCGATCCAGCAGTGCGCCAGCTGCCCCGGCAGCCCCAATCCAGTGTATCCGGCGACCGGTGAAAAGCAGCGCGCGGAGCCGGATTTCACGTTCGCAGGGCAGACCTTCACGCGCTACTACCGTTCGCTGCGCCAGTTCCGCAACAACCCGAGCTTTGCGGTGGGCTGGAGTCACAGCTACGCCGAACGGTTCCTGGTGTCGACCAACGACCATATCGACGAAGCGGGCAACTACGAGGGCTATGTGTCGATCGGCGGCAACCGCTACCGCGCCGCCAATGCGCCGGACCGCATCGCCGAGAAGGTCAATGCCGGCGGGATCAGCTGGCGGCTGCGGATGCCGGATGGCGAGGTGCGCGAGTTCGACACCAGCGGTTATCTGATCGCGATCCGCAACCCGAACGACCCGCTGAACGATGTCGTCATCGCGTACACCGCCGACAAGGCGATGTCGACCGTCACCGACGCGCAGGGCCGCGCGCTGCGCTTCGAGTATGCGGACAACCTGCTGCGGCGCATCGTGCTGCCCGACGGCGCCGACGTTGCCTACGCTTACGACGCCAACCTCAACCTGACCGCCGTGACCTATCCCGGTGGTGCGACCAAGCAGTACCACTACAACGAGCCCGGCTTGGCCGGCGATGTCGATCAGCGTCATCACCTGACGGGCATCACCTCCGAAGACGGCCAGCGCTTCGCCTCGTTCGGCTACGACGCGCGCGGTCGGGTCACCTCCAGCCGCGTGCTGGGCACGCCCAACGAACTGACCACGGTCAGCTATCCGACCGAGGACAGCGCGGTCATCCAGACCGCCGAGGGCGACAGCCGCGCCTACACCATCCAGCCGGGGACCTATCGCCGCATCCTGGGTGCAGTGGACAGCGGGGGCTCCGCCGCGCAGACCTTCGATACGCAGGGACGATTGGCGACCAGCACCGACAAGCGCGGCATCCTCACCCGCTACGAGTACGCAGCGGACTATCGTTCGGCCACGGTGGTCGCGGCGGACACGCCGGAACAGCGTCGCGAGGAAGTGACGCGCGACCCGGCCACGCGCCTGATCACCGAAGCGCGGACGCTCGATCACCTGGGCGCGCTGGTGGCGCGCACCACGTGGACCTACAACGCCCGCAATCAGGTGTCGGCGATCACCGCGTTCGACCCCGATGGCGCCACCGGCGCGACGCGCAGCGCCACGATGACCTACTGCGAGACGGCGGACGTGACGGCCGGCAGCTGTCCGCGGGTCGGTCTGGTCACGAAGATCGACGGCCCGCGCGCAGGCGCGGCCGATGGGGTGACCTACACCTACCGCATGGCCGACGAACCGGCCTGCGCGGCGTCGCCGTCCACCTGCGCTTATCGCAAGGGCGATCTGTGGAAGGCGACCAATGCGCTCGGCCATGTCGTCGAAACGCTGCGCAGCGATGGTGCGGATCGACCGCTGTCGCTGCGCGACGCCAACGGCATCGTCACCGATCTGGAATACGACCCGCGCGGCCAGATGATCGCCAGCAAGGTGCGTGGCAGCGACGACGGCAGCGAAGCGGACGACCGGATCACCCGGATCGAGTACACCCCGGCCGGCACGGTGCACCGGGTGATCCTGCCCGATGGCGTCTACACGCAGTTCGGTTACGACGCGGCGCTGCGGCTGACCTCGGTCGCCGACCCGGCCGGCAACACGATGGTGTTCACGCTGAACGCGGCGGGCGAGCCGCTCAAGGAAGACACCCGGGACACCAGCGGCGCGCTGCTGCGCACGCTGTCGCGGACCTACGACACGCTGGGCCGGCTGCAGACGCAGTCCGACGCCGACCTGCAGCCGACGGGCTTCGGTTACGACCCGGAAGACAACCTCACCCTCACCACCGACGCGCTGAACCACAAGACCGCCCACAGCTACGATGCACTGGGCCGGCTCAAGACCACGCTGCAGGATGTGGACGGCGTGGCGGCGCAGACGCAGTTCCAGTACGACGCGCTGGACCGGCTGACCCAGGTGCTCGATCCCGGCGGCCTGCCGACCACCTACACCTACAACGGCTTCGGCGAGGTGCTGACGCTGCAGAGTCAGGATACGGGTCTGGCGACATCGACCTACGACGAGGCCGGCAACCTCAAGACCCGCACCGATGCGCGCGGCATCACCGAAACCTACAGCTACGACCTGTTGAACCGGGTGACGGCGGTGAGCTACCCCGACAGCAGCCGCAACGTCAGCCTCGTCTACGACAGCGCGCCGGTCGACTGTCCGAGCGGCGAACGCTTCAACCAGGGTCAACTGTCGGTGATGACCGACAGCAGCGGCAGCACCGGCTACTGCTACGACCGCTATGGCCAGCTCAGCCGGAAGCTGCAGCTCACGCAGGGCCGCAGCTATGCGCTGCGCTATCTCAACACCGACCCGCGCGGCTGGCTGCCGGATCAGACGACTGCGGTGCAGAACCCGCCGCCGGGCAATCAGTACATCGGCCTGATCCACCCCGACGGCAGCAGCGTGCGGATCGTGCGCGATGCGCAGTCGCGGCCATCGGAATTGAAGGTCACGCTGGCCACGGGGCAGACGAAGACCCTGCTGAGCGGTGCGACCCATTACCCGTTCGGCCCGGTCAGCCGCTGGACCTACGGCAACGGCCGCATCCTGCGTCGCTCGTTGAACCAGAACTACCAGCCGGGGTTTGTCGAAGACACCACGGCGGGTGGCATCAGCGAGGGTTACAGCTTCGATGCGGCAGGCAATCTCGAATCGCTGCGCAAGGCGGATCAACTCGATCCCGCGCGCCGAGCCTACCGCTACGACGGTCTGAATCGATTGACGCAAGTGCGCGACGGCGCGAACGGCGCGAACGGGACCGTGCTGCAGGCCTACACCTATGACGGCACCGGCAACCGCACGAGCCGGACGGACAGCGGCACGGCAACGACCTACGTCTACGGCCCGGCCAGGCATCGCCTGACCCAGATCGGCACGGAAGGTCGCAGCTACGACGCCGTGGGCAACACGACGCGGATCGAGAAGCCCGGAGCAGTGACGCGCGAGTTCGCCTACGACGATGCCAACCGCATGCGCCAGGTCAAGCGCGACGGCGTGGTCGCGATGAGCTACCTGTACAACGGCAAGGGCGAGCAGGTTTACAAGACCGGCAGCGGCAGGACTATCGCGACGCTCTATGACGAAGCCGGTCATTGGATTGGCGATTACGACGCGAACGGCCAGCCGATCCAGCAGGCGATCTGGCTGGACGGTCTCCCGGTTGGGCTGCTGGTGGGCGCGGGCGCGAACCAGAAGCTGTACTACATCGAAGCGGATGCACTGGGTACACCGAGGGTGGTGATCGACCCGGATCGTAATGTGGCTATCTGGAACTGGAATCTCGCCAATGAGGCGTTCGGCGATAGCGCCGCGAACGAAGACCCGGATGCGGACGGCACTACGTTCGTGTTCGATATGCGCTTCCCGGGGCAGCGATACGATGCGGCGAGTGGCCTCAGTCAAAACCACTTCAGGGACTACGACGCCGCGACCGGGCGATATGCGCAGAGTGATCCGATCGGCATCGACGGCGGCATCAGCACGTATGGCTATGCGAACGGCGCACCAACGATGTATGGCGATCCGGATGGGTTGATTGCGGGGCGCATTGGACTACAGTTGGTCACCCGGTTCGTGCTGCCGAGACTGGGCATACAGTTGGGGGCCAGGGCCGCAGTCCGAGTGACGCGGGCGAGGGTTGCGCAGCATATGGGGATGAGGACGGTTGCGAGAACCGCATCCCATAGTGAAGTGTTGACGGCGGAATCGGCGGCTTGCAGAGCGGGGTCTGGTGCCGCAAAGAGAGCTGCACCTCCGAATCTAAGTCCTGCTGGTGCTGGTCGGAGGGGTGCGTTTAACGAGGCCAAGCGACAGTCCGGCATCCCAACAAGTCAACAACCCAGTCGAGTCCTAACAAATGTGGACAAGCGAGGCAACCTGCAACCGGGGCGAATCTACGAATTCGAGATTCCCGCTCCAGGTGGAGGGACCAGAACAATGAGAATTCGCAATGATGCTGGGGGGCACAATTTCGGCCCCGCAAATCCGCAAAATCGTGGCCCTCATTTCAACGATGCTAAAGGTAATCACTATGACTACTGA